CCTCGGGCATGGACTGGCTGCGGATCGACGACCTGAGGATCGGCGACTCGACGTTCTCCCTCCGCCACGACGGGACGACGAAGTCCACCCTCACGCACGCTTCGGGCACCTCCCCCTACACCTGGGAGGCCCGCTTCCCCGGCACCTTCGCCACCCTCACGGTCGACGGAGTGCCCCAGCCGGCACGCACCAAGGTCGTGGACGGAGTGACGTACACCTACGCGACCCCGACCGTCACCCCGGGCCGGACGATCACCGTCCAGACGGGCTGACCCCGGCTCCCGGGAGCCCGCCGACGCGCCGGGAAGCCGGCGCCGTCCGCTCCCCGCCCTTCAGCCGCGAGCCGCGTCAGCGGGAGATGAACTCGCGCAGCTCGCGCTGGAGGGCGGCCTTGGGCTTGGCTCCGACGATGGTCTTGGCCACCCGTCCGCCGACGAAGACGTTCATCGTCGGGATGGACATGACCCCGTAGGCGGCGGCCGTCTCCGGGTTCTCGTCGATGTTCAGCTTGACGATCTTGATTTTTCCGCCGTGCTCCGCGGCGATGGCTTCCAGCGACGGGGCGAGCTGGCGGCAGGGGCCGCACCAGGCGGCCCAGAAGTCGACGAGCACCGGCTTGTCGCTCTGCAGGACGTCCTCGAGGAAGGTTTTGTCGGTGACGTTCTTGAGGGCCATGGTGCGGCCTCCTCTCCTGTGCGGTCAGCGCTTGGCGTCGATCTCGGCTATCAGGCCCTCGATGAGGCCCTTGATCTCGTCGCGTATGGGGCGTACGGCCTCGACGCCCTGGCCGGCCGGGTCCTCGAGCTGCCAGTCGAGGTAGGTCTTGCCGGGGAAGTACGGGCAGGCGTCGCCGCAGCCCATGGTGATGATGTAGTCGGACGCCTGGGCGGCCTCGGGGGTGAGTACCTTCGGCTTCTGGTCGGAGATGTCGATGCCCAGCTCGGCCATGGCGGCGACGGCCGAGGGGTTGATCCGGTCTCCGGGGACCGAGCCGGCGGAACGGACCTCGACGCGGTCGCCGGCGAGGTGGCGCAGGAACCCGGCCGCCATCTGGGAGCGGCCCGCGTTGTGGATGCAGACGAACAGGACGGAGGCGGCAGGCGCGGAGGACATCTGTTCTTCCTTGGAGCCGGTGAAGTCAGCTTAGGCTGGTGTCAGCCCCTACTGATGTGACAGTATCAGCACATGATGACGTCAGTCGACACTGATCTGATCCGAGTCCTGGCAGACCCCCTCAGGCTTCAGATCGTGACCCTGCTCTCCCGCGAGACGCTGTGCACCACACACCTCGTGGAGGAGACCGGCGCCAAGCAGACCAACCTCTCCAATCACCTGAAGGTGCTCAGAGAGGCCGGGGTCGTGGAGACCGAACCGTGCGGCCGCTTCATCTACTACAGACTCCGCCCGGAAGTCATCGAGGCCATCGCCGGTCAGCTCGCCGACCTCGCGCAGACCGCGCGCGCCACGTCCGAAGCGAACATCAAGCGGTCCTGCCCATAGCCCGCTTGGATTCCCCCTCACCTGCCCGAGGAGAACCGTTGTCCGTCACCGAGCCCGTCGGCACCGCCCCCGCAGCGGTCACCGCGATACCCGCCGACGCGCCCCGGCCCGCACCCGGCGCGAATCCGCCCGCCAGTCCCCTGGTGGCCCGCGCCGCGGCCGAACTCGTCGGAACGGCCGCGCTCGTCGCGGTCGTCGTCGGGTCCGGGATCCAGGCGACGAAGCTGACCCAGGACGTCGCCCTGCAGCTGCTGGCCAACTCCACCGCCACGGTCTTCGGCCTCGGTGTCCTGATCGCCCTCCTCGGCCCGGTCTCCGGGGCCCACTTCAACCCGGTGGTCAGCCTCGCCGAGTGGTGGGCCACCCGCCGCACCGGCGGTGGTGTCACCGCCCGTGAGCTGGCCGTGTACCTGCCCGCGCAGATCGCCGGTGCCGTCGCGGGCGCGATCCTGGCCGACGCGATGTTCGGAGAGCCGCTCGTGAAGTGGGCGACCCACGACCGCTCCGCCGGGAACCTCCTGCTCGGCGAGGTCGTCGCCACCGCCGGCCTGATCCTGCTGATCTTCGGACTGGCCCGCACCGACCGCTTGCGCTTCGCGCCCGTAGCCGTCGCCTCGTACATCGGCGCCGCCTACTGGTTCACCTCCTCCACCTCCTTCGCCAACCCGGCCGTCACCATCGGCCGCGCCTTCACCGACACCTTCGCGGGCATCGCCCCCGCCTCGGTCCCGGCGTTCGTCGGCGTGCAGCTGGTGGGCGCGGTGGTGGGCCTGGCCCTGGTGGCGGTCATCTTCATGCGCGGCAAGACGGCGACCGCCGGAGCGCCCGAGGCATGACGCGCTCCACGGGTGCGGTGGTGATCGGCGGCGGCCGGTCGGGACGCGCGCTCAGCTGATCGTCGGGCTGCGGCGCTCCAGCAGGACGACGTCGCGCCACACGCCGTGGTGGCGGCCGATGCGCGCGCGGGTGCCGATGACCCGGAAGCCGGCCCGCTGGTGCAGGGCCAGACTCGCCGTGTTCTCGGGGAAGATCCCGCACTGGATCGTCCAGATGCCCGCCGCCTCGGTCGAGGCGATCAGGGCGTCCAGCAGGGCGCGGGCGACTCCGCGGCCCCGGGCGGCGGGGTGGACGTAGACGGAGTGCTCGACCACGCCGGCGTACGCGCATCGGTCCGAGACCTTGGACGCGGCGACCCAGCCGAGCAGCTTCCCGTCCGGGTCGACCGCGGCGAAGCGGTGCTCGGGCAGCCTCGCCGCGTCGAAGGCCTCCCAGGCGGGGGCCTCGGTCTCGAAGGTGGCGTTGCCCTCGGCGATCCCGGCCCGGTAGATCGCCAGGACCTCGTCCGCGTACGCCCGGGTCAGCGGCTCGATACGGAAGCTCATGCCGCGGCCGCCCGGGTGAGCAGGGCGCCCATGGCGGCGAGGACGGCGGGCTCCACGCGGTAGTAGACCCAGGTGCCGCGCCGCTCGGAGGAGAGCAGGCCCGCGTCCTTCAGCTTCTTCAGGTGGTGGGAGACCGTCGGCTGGGAGACGCCCACGTCGGAGATGTCGCACACGCACGCCTCGCCGCCCTCGTGCGAGGCGACGGCCGAGAAGAGCCGCAGGCGCACCGGATCGCCGAGGGCCTTGAACATCACCGCGGTCCGCTCGGCCTCCTCGGCCGTCAGCGGGCGCTCGGACAGGGGCGGGCAGCAGGCCGCGACGGCCTCCGGCTCCAGCAGCGGCAACACCTTCGTAGTCATGCCCCCATCATCAATGGAAATTCGACGGATGTCTATGTTGACGAACGTCGATCCAGGGGTCACTCTAGAGGCGTCAAGACATCGACAAACGTCAAAACAACCGGGGAGTCTGCCGTGACCGCATCAACCGAGACCCTGCCCGTCGTCGTGATCGGCGCCGGTCCGATCGGACTCGCCGCGGCGGCCCGCCTGATCGAGCGGGACATCGAGCCGCTGGTGCTGGAGGCCGGGCCGGCCGCCGCGTCCGCCGTGCGCGACTGGTCGCACGTACGGCTCTTCTCCACCTGGTCCGAGGTCGTCGATCCCGCCGCCGAGAAGCTCCTCGCCCCCACCGGCTGGGTCAAGCCGGACGGTGCCGCCTACCCCTCCGGCGGCGACTGGGCCGAGCGCTACCTCCAGCCCCTTGCCGACGCCCTCGGCGAGCGCGTCCGCTACGACGCGACCGTCACCGGAGTCTCCCGCGCCGGCCGCGACCGCATCGTCGACGCCGACCGCGAGGCCCAGCCCTTCGTCATCCACACCACCGCGGCCGACGGCACCGAGGCCCGCATCTTCGCCCGCGCCGTCATCGACGCCTCCGGCACCTGGTCCACCCCCAGCCCGGCCGGTGCCGCCGGCCTGCACGCCCTCGGCGAGCGCGCCGCCTCCGACCGCATCTCCTACCGCGTCCCCGACCTCAAGGACCCGGCCCTCCGCGCCCGTTACGCCGGCAAGCGCACCGCCGTCATCGGCTCCGGCGCCTCCGCCTTCACCGCCCTCGCCTACCTCGCCGACCTCGCCAAGGCGCAGGACGGCGCCGGGACGCACGCGACCTGGATCCTGCGGCGCGGCATCAGCGGCTCCACCTTCGGCGGCGGCGCAGCCGACCAGCTCCCCGCCCGCGGCGCCCTCGGCCTCGCCGCCAAGGCCGCCGTCGACGGCGGGTACGCGGACGCGGTCACCGGGTTCCGCACGGATTCCTTCGAACGCGACACCGACGGCCGCCTGGTCCTCGTCGGCGAGGACGGCCGCCGCCTGGACCCGGTCGACGAGGTCATCGTCCTCACCGGCTTCCGCCCCGACCTCTCCTTCGTGAACGAGCTGCGCCTCGGCCTCGACGAGCGCCTGCAGGCCCCGACCGAACTCGCCCCGCTGATCGACCCGAACCAGCACTCGTGCGGCACCGTCTACCCGCACGGTGCGGTGGAGCTTTCGCACCCGGAGAAGGACCTCTACCTCGCCGGCATGAAGTCCTACGGACGCGCCCCCACCTTCCTCGCCATGACCGGCTACGAGCAGGTCCGCTCCATCGCCGCCGCCCTCGCCGGCGACCACGATGCCGCCGCACGCGTCGAGCTCACCCTCCCCGAGACCGGCGTCTGCGGCGGAGCCGGCCTCTTCGACGAGCCCGAAGCCGCAGAGGAGACCGGTGGAGGCTGCTGCGCGGCCCCGGCCACCCTGACCATCGGCGCCCCGGTCTCCTCCGGCAGCTGCTGACCACGGTGCAACGCACCCAGGCCGACGCGGCCGCGACCGGGGCGGGGCTCCGGGCGCGGCCGCGCGCCGCCCTGCCCGCCCTCTGCGCCACCCAGATCACCAGCTGGGGGATCATCTACTACGCGTTCCCCGTCCTCCTGTCACGCCTGACGGCCGACACCGGCTGGTCCGCCAACGCGGCAACGGGCGCGTTCTCCCTGGCCCTTCTCGTCTCCGGCGTGGCGGGAATCCCGGTCGGCCGCATCCTCGACCGACGCGGCCCACGCGCGGTCATGACCGCCGGGTCGGTCATCGGCGTGCTCGCACTCCTGCTGATCGCGGCGGCCCCCAGCCTCCCCGTCTTCTTCCTGGGCTGGATCCTGGCCGGCATCGCGATGGCGGCCACCTTCTACCCGCCCGCCTTCGCCGCCCTCACCCGCTGGTGGGGCCCCGACCGCATCCGCGCCCTGACCATCGTCACCCTCGCCGGCGGACTGGCCTCCACCGTCTTCGCCCCACTGACCGCCGTCCTGGCCGAACACCTCGGCTGGCGGCAGACGTACACGGTGCTCGCCGTGATCCTCGCCGCCGTCACCATCCCCGCACACGCCCTGGCCCTGCGCGCCCCGTGGCCCGCCGCCCCACCCCAGCCGCCCAGGACGGACCGCACCCCGATCCCCCGAAGCCGCCCCTTCCTCCTGCTGGCCTCCGCCTTCACCCTCTCCAGCTTCGCGATGTACGCCGTGGTCATGGGTCTCATCCCGCTCCTCACCGAGCGCGGCGCCGACGCGTCGACAGCCGCCTGGGCACTGGGACTCGGCGGGGCAGGACAGACCCTCGGCCGCACCCTGTACGCGAGCCTGTCGGCCCGCACGTCCGTCACGACCCGCACGGCCACCCTCATCGCCCTCGGCGGCGCCACCACGGCCGCCCTCGCCCTCATCCCGGGCCCGATGCCGCTGCTCGTCGTCCTCGCGGTCCTGGCGGGGATCGTCCGCGGCAACCTCACCCTCCTCCAGGCCACCGCGGTGACCGACCGCTGGGGCACCACCCACTACGGCCGCCTCTCCGGCCTGCTGGGCGCCCCCGCGCACATCGCCGCAGCCCTCGCCCCCTGGGCAGGCGCCGCTCTGGCCGGGCCGCTCGGTGGATACGGGCACCTCTTCGCAGCCCTGGCCGCCCTGTCCTTCATCGCGACGATTCTCGCGGTCATGTGCCCGATGAAGGCGCAGGGAGCAGGCAACGGCGGATAGCCGGGATCGCGGACCCTACGGCCGGCCCGTCATCCCAGCAGGGCGTAGACCGTCGAGGCCTTCGCGGCCGGTTCCTCGGCGCCGTCGGGGGTCAGGGTGATGTCGGCGAAGGCCATCCGCTTGCCGAGTTTGGTGATCCGTACGTCGATCAGCACGTCGGCGCCGACCACCGGCCGCTGGAAGCTGGTGGACTGCTGGACGGTGGTCATCGGACCGTAGGCCCCGCGCGCGGCGGAGATCGCGATCACGGTGGCGGTGTCCGCGGCGGCCATCAGGGCCTGGCCGCTGAGGCCCCCGCCGTCCCGGGCCAGGGCGTCGGACCAGGGCAGCCGCAGGACGGCGTGCCGGTCGCCGGTCTCCTGGACGGTGAGCCCGAGGGCGAGCACCCAGGGGGCGAAGTTGTCGTGGAGGATCTTGTTCGCGTCAGCCGGTGTCAGCATCGTCACCGGGTGATTGTGGCGGCCCCGGCCGGGCCGCCACAACTCCCCGTGCGTCAGCCGGTCCTCAGAGGGTGGCGGCCAGTTCCGTGCCCTGGCGGATGGCCCGCTTGGCGTCCAGTTCCGCGGCCACGTCGGCGCCGCCGATCAGGTGCGCCTCGATGCCGGCCGCGCGCAGGGCCTCGTACAGGTCGCGGCGCGGTTCCTGGCCGGTGCACAGGACCACCGTGTCGGCGGGTACGAGGCGCTGCTCGCCCTCCACCGTGATGTGCAGGCCCTCGCCGTCGATCCGGTCGTACGCGGCCCCCGCGACGGAGACGACACCGCGGTGCTTGAGCTCCGCCCGGTGGATCCAGCCGGTGGTGGTGCCGAGCCCGGAGCCGACCTTGGTGGTCTTGCGCTGGAGCAGGTGCACCTGGCGCGGCGGGGCGGGGCGCTCGGGGGCGGTGAGGCCGCCGGGGCCGGTGTAGGCGGTGTCCACGCCCCAGTGGCGGAAGTAGACCTCGGGGTCCTGGGAGGCTCCTTCGCCGCTGTCGGTGAGGAACTCGGCGACGTCGAAGCCGATTCCGCCGGCGCCGAGGACGGCGACGCGCTGCCCGACGGGGGCGCCGTCGCGCAGGACGTCGAGGTAGCTGACGACGTTGGGGCCGTCGACGCCCTCGATGTCGGGGGTGCGGGGGGTGACGCCGGTGGCGACGACGACCTCGTCGTATTCGCGCAGGGTCTCGACGTCCGCGCGGGTGTTCAGCTTGACCTCGACCGCGTGCTCGGCGAGTTGGGTGCCGTAGTAGCGGATGGTCTCCTCGAACTCCTCCTTGCCGGGGATGCGGCGGGCGATGTCGAGCTGGCCGCCGATGTGGCCGGAGGCTTCATAGAGGGTGACGGCGTGGCCGCGGCCGGCGGCGGAGACGGCGCAGGCCAGGCCGGCCGGGCCGGCTCCGACGACGGCGACGCGCTTCTTCAACTGGGTCGGAGACAGGATGAGTTCCGTCTCGTTGCAGGCGCGCGGGTTGACCAGGCAGGTGGTGAGCTTGCCGCTGAAGGTGTGGTCCAGGCAGGCCTGGTTGCAGCCGATGCAGGTGTTGATGGTCTCGGAGCGGCCCGCGGCGGCCTTGGCGACGAAGTCGGCGTCGGCGAGGAAGGGGCGGGCCAGCGAGACCAGGTCGGCGCGGCCGTCGGCGAGCAACTCCTCCGCGATTTCCGGGGTGTTGATGCGGTTGCTGGTGACGAGGGGGACGGAGACCGCGCCCATCAGCCGCTTGGTGACCCAGGTGTAGGCGCCGCGCGGTACGGAGGTGGCGATGGTGGGGATGCGGGCCTCGTGCCAGCCGATGCCGGTGTTGATGATGGTCGCGCCGGCCGCCTCGACCTCCTTGGCGAGGTGGACGACCTCGTCGAGGGTGGAGCCGCCGGGGATCAGGTCGAGCATCGAGAGGCGGTAGACGAGGATGAATTCCTCGCCGACGGCCGCGCGGGTGCGCCGGACGATCTCCAGCGGGAAGCGCACGCGGTTCTCGTAGGCGCCGCCCCAGCGGTCGGTGCGCTTGTTGGTGGCCGCGGCGATGAACTCGTTGACGAGGTAGCCCTCGGAGCCCATGATCTCGACGCCGTCGTACCCGGCCAGCTTGGCGAGGCGGGCGGCGCGGACGAAGTCCTCGATGGTGCGCTCGACTTCGGCGTCGGTGAGCGCGTTCGGGACGAAGGGGCTGATGGGGGCCTGGATCGCGCTGGGGGCGACCAGGTCCTTGTGGTAGGCGTAGCGGCCGAAGTGGAGGATCTGCATCGCGATCTTCCCGCCCTCGGCGTGCACCGCGTCGGTGATCACCCGGTGCTCGGCGGCCTCCTCCTCGGTGGTGAGGCGGGCGCCTCCCTCGAAGGGGCGGCCGGCGTCGTTCGGGGCTATGCCGCCGGTGACGATCAGGCCGGCGCCGCCACGGGCGCGCTCGGCGTAGAAGGCGGCGAGGCGCTCGAAGCCCCGCTCGTGCTCTTCGAGGCCGGTGTGCATGGAACCCATGATCACGCGGTTCGGCAGGGTGGTGAAGCCGAGGTCCAGGGGGCTCAGCAGGTGCGGGTACCGGCTCTGGGAACTCATGGAGGCGCCTCCTCGCGCGGGGGTGATGCTCCTGTTCTAGCTGAGCGGCCGCTTATTATGCAACTAGGTGCACAATCGAGTGCGGACCTCCACGACCCGGAGCTCCGGGGATTCCCGGGGCCCGGGACCCCGCGCCGAGGCGGCCTGTGGCGCAGTTCACGGCCCGGGTGATCGCCAAGGACGGGGGGGATGCCCGCATTCCTCGCCCCCGTACGCCGCGGCGCGCCCCCGCACTCCGGACCGGCCCGAGCGCGAGCCGGCCCTGTAGCCTCTGGCGGATGACGCGCGAGCCCGCTGCCACCCGGCCGACCGAGCAGCACACCGTGACGGTGAACGGCGGGGTGCGCCTCGCCTACGAGGTCACCGGCCCGCCGGCCGGGCAGCCGGTGCTCCTGCTCCCCGCGCTGGGCAAGACCGCCGCCGACTGGGCGGCCGTACGGGACGAACTCGCCCGGGAGCGGCGGGTGTTCGCGCTGGATCTGCGCGGCCACGGAGCCAGCGCGCGGCCCTGCGCGTATTCGCTGCCGCTCATGCGGGACGACGTGCTGGCCTTCCTGGACGCCCTCGGACTGGACCGGGTGGACCTCGTGGGGCATTCGATGGGGGGCGTCGTCGCGTACCTGGCGGCAGCCGCGCAGCCGCACCGGTTCGGCCGCCTCGTCCTTGAGGACGCGCCCGCACCGCTCCCCCGCGAGTCCGTGGCCCCGGAACGTCCCGAGGGCGAAATCGACTTCGACTGGGCGATGGTGCTCGCGGTCCGGCCCCAGCTCGACCGCCCCGACCCGGCCTGGCTCGCGGACCTGGCGCGGATCACGGCCCCCACCCTGGTCGTGTACGGCGGCCCCACCAGCCACCTGGCGCCCGCCGCCTTCGACGAGGTGGTCCGCCGCATTCCGGACGCCCGCCTGATCACCCTCCCGTACGGCCACTTGATCCACGCGGCGGCGCCCGGGGAGTTCACGGCGGCCGTCTCGGCCTTCCTCGCGGAATGATCCCGGCCCCGATCACCCAGCCGGCACCGGTGGCCCGGGCCGCGGGGCACCCCGTCCTCGGGGCACCCCTCGGGCGAGCCGGATCGCCGGTCAGGCCCGGCGGAGGCGGACCGTGACGATCTGGAACGGGCGCAGGGTGAGGGGGATCGTGCCGTCCGGGGCGGGGGCGGAGACGGCCGCGCCCTCCAGGGGGCGTTCCAGGAGGTCGCTCTCGATCGCCGCCGACAGGGGGAAGCCCGCCGCCAGGGTGGCGTGCGCGCGGCCGCCCCGGGATTCGTAGAGGCGGACGATCACGTCGCCGCTGCGGTCCTCGGCGAGTTTCACCGACTCGACGACCACCGCGTCCGAGTCGACCGCGACGAGCGGGGCGACCGGCCCCGCGCCGCGGAGCACGCGCTCCGGCAGGTTCAGGGCGTGGCCCTCGCGGACCGCGTCGCCGACGGCCGCGCCCGGAGCGAGCGAGAAGCGCAGGGTGTGCGCGCCCTGGTCGGTCTCCGGGTCGGGGTAGCGCGGGGCCCGCAGGAGGGAGAGGCGGACAGTGGTGGTCTGGCCGCCGTCGGGCCGCATGTCGCGGGTCACGTCGTGGCCGTACGTGGAGTCGTTGAGGACCGCGACCCCCCAGCCCGGCTCCTCCGCGTGGATCCAGCGGTGCGCGCAGATCTCGAACTTCGCGGCCTCCCAGGAGGTGTTGGTGTGGGTGGCCCGGTAGACGTGGCCGAACTGCGTTTCGGAGGCGGAGCGTTCGGCTTTGACGTCCAGCGGGAAGGCCGCCTTGAGGAACTTCTCCGTCTCGTGCCAGTCCACGTCCGTGACGATGTCCACCGTCTTGGCCCCGGCCCGGAGGGTCACCGACTGGGCGACCGAGGACAGGCCGAAGGACCGGGTCACCCGTACCGTGACCGAGGACGGCCCCGCCTGCGCGACCTCCAGCGCGTCCACGTCCACCAGGTCGGTGACCTTGTTGCGGTAGAACGCGTCGATGTCCCACGCGTCCCACATGTTGGGGAAGTCGGGGTGGATCTGGAGCAGGTTCGCGGCGGCCCCCGGTGCGACCGCTTCCCGCCCGGCCTCCAGGTCGTACGCGGACACGATCAGCCCGCGGCCGTCGATCTCCACGAGGAGCCGCCCGTTGGCGAGGACGTGGCCGCCGCCGTGGCGCTCCTCCACCGTGACGGGCTGCTCGGCGGCCACCGGCCGGCCCGCGCCGCCCGCCGGGACGCCGCGCCGGGCGTGCGGGGCGCAGTTGAAGACCAGCTCCTCCTCGCCCTCTCCGGCGAGGGCCGTCTGCGCGGCCACCGTGACGGCCGTCAGCTCCTCCCGCACCGCGGCGTACGTCGCGCGGGCCTCGCGGTGCACCCAGGCGATGGAGGAGCCGGGGAGGATGTCGTGGAACTGGTGGAGCAGCACGGTCTTCCAGATCCGTTCCAGGTCCTCGTACGGGTACGCGTACCCGGGGACCTTCACGGCGGCCGTGGACGCCCACAACTCGGCCTCGCGCAGCAGTGATTCGCTGTGCCGGTTGCCCTGCTTGGTCTTGGCCTGCGAGGTGTAGGTGCCGCGGTGCAGCTCCAGGTAGAGCTCGCCGGCCCAGACGGGCGCGTCCTCGTACTCGGCGTGCGCCTTCTCGAAGAACGCGTCGGGGCGCTCGATCTCCACGCGCGGGGAACCTTCGAGGTCCCGCTGGCGCTTGGCGCGGCCGAGCTGCTCCCGGGTCGGGCCGCCGCCGCCGTCCCCCCAGCCGAAGGGGGCCAGTGAGCGCGAACCCCGGCCCTTCTCCTGGTAGTTGCGGGCGGCGTGCGCCAGCTGGGCGCCGCCGAGGTCGGAGTTGTAGGTGTCGACGGGCGGGAAGTGCGTGAAGACGCGGGTGCCGTCGATGCCCTCCCACCAGAAGGTGTGGTGGGGGAACTTGTTGACCTGGGACCAGGAGATCTTCTGCGTCAGGAACCACTGGGAGCCGGAGAGCTTGACGATCTGCGGCATGGCGGCGGTGTAGCCGAAGGAATCGGGCAGCCAGACGTTCTTCGTCTCGATGCCGAACTCGTCCATGAAGAACTTCTTGCCGTAGAGGAACTGGCGGGCCATGGCCTCGCCGCCGACCATGTTGGTGTCGGACTCGACCCACATGCCGCCGACCGGCACGAACTGCCCGTCGGCGATCTTCTTCTTGACCCGCTCGAAGAGCTCAGGCCGGTAGGTCTTGATCCAGTCGAGCTGCTGCGCCTGGGACATGGCGAAGACGAACTCGGGGTGCTCCTCCATCAGACCCAGCATGTTGGACGTGGTCCGCGAGACCTTGCGCACGGTCTCGCGCAGCGGCCACAGCCACGCCGAGTCGATGTGGGCGTGCCCGATCGCGCTGATCCGGTGCGCGGAGGCACTGGCGGGGGCGGCCAGGACGACGACGAGCCGGGCGCGGGCGTCGGCCGCGGTGCCGGGGACGTCGCAGAGGTCCACCGCGTCGAGGGCGGAATCGATGGCGCGCAGGATCTCGTACCGCCGGGCATCGCGCTCGTCGAGCTGCGTCATGAGGTCGTGGAGGACTTCGAGGTCCTGTACGAGTTCCCAGACCTCGGTCTCGAAGACGGCGAGGTCCATCCGGGCGAGCCGGTAGAGGGGCTGGTCGCCGCTGGTCTGCTTGTCGCCCTCGTAGGTGACCGAGTGGTCGACGAGGATCGGGTTGGAGGCGCCTTCGACGTACCACTCGATGCGCTCGCCGCCGTCCGCGCGGTCGGCGACGCGCACCCAGTCGTTGTACGGGTTGATCGCCTTGACCTCCCCGCCGTCGGCGCGGTGGACCAGGCCCTCGCACTGGAAGCCGGGCATCATCCGGTCGAAGCCGAGGTCGAGTACGGCTTCCACCGTGCGGCCGGCCCAGTCGGCGGGGACGGTGCCGGTGACCTTGAACCAGGTGGTGCCCCAGGCCGGGCCCCACAGGTCGCCGATGGCGCAGGGTTCGTAGGAGGCCGCCAGGCCCTCGGCGACGGGGACGGGCTCGCCGGGGGCCTCCCAGCGCTCCACGGTCAGCGGGACCGAGCGGGAGTGGACGGCGGGCTTGATGCGCTCCTTGAGGACGCGGCGGAGGCGGTGTTCGGTGATGC
This genomic interval from Streptomyces sp. NBC_00193 contains the following:
- a CDS encoding glycoside hydrolase family 38 C-terminal domain-containing protein, giving the protein MHDDRSITEHRLRRVLKERIKPAVHSRSVPLTVERWEAPGEPVPVAEGLAASYEPCAIGDLWGPAWGTTWFKVTGTVPADWAGRTVEAVLDLGFDRMMPGFQCEGLVHRADGGEVKAINPYNDWVRVADRADGGERIEWYVEGASNPILVDHSVTYEGDKQTSGDQPLYRLARMDLAVFETEVWELVQDLEVLHDLMTQLDERDARRYEILRAIDSALDAVDLCDVPGTAADARARLVVVLAAPASASAHRISAIGHAHIDSAWLWPLRETVRKVSRTTSNMLGLMEEHPEFVFAMSQAQQLDWIKTYRPELFERVKKKIADGQFVPVGGMWVESDTNMVGGEAMARQFLYGKKFFMDEFGIETKNVWLPDSFGYTAAMPQIVKLSGSQWFLTQKISWSQVNKFPHHTFWWEGIDGTRVFTHFPPVDTYNSDLGGAQLAHAARNYQEKGRGSRSLAPFGWGDGGGGPTREQLGRAKRQRDLEGSPRVEIERPDAFFEKAHAEYEDAPVWAGELYLELHRGTYTSQAKTKQGNRHSESLLREAELWASTAAVKVPGYAYPYEDLERIWKTVLLHQFHDILPGSSIAWVHREARATYAAVREELTAVTVAAQTALAGEGEEELVFNCAPHARRGVPAGGAGRPVAAEQPVTVEERHGGGHVLANGRLLVEIDGRGLIVSAYDLEAGREAVAPGAAANLLQIHPDFPNMWDAWDIDAFYRNKVTDLVDVDALEVAQAGPSSVTVRVTRSFGLSSVAQSVTLRAGAKTVDIVTDVDWHETEKFLKAAFPLDVKAERSASETQFGHVYRATHTNTSWEAAKFEICAHRWIHAEEPGWGVAVLNDSTYGHDVTRDMRPDGGQTTTVRLSLLRAPRYPDPETDQGAHTLRFSLAPGAAVGDAVREGHALNLPERVLRGAGPVAPLVAVDSDAVVVESVKLAEDRSGDVIVRLYESRGGRAHATLAAGFPLSAAIESDLLERPLEGAAVSAPAPDGTIPLTLRPFQIVTVRLRRA